TATGTTCCCTTTGTCTAGCAGAGCCTATTTATGTCTGTATAGAATGAATAAGAAGAATGGGGAAACTAACTTTGGTTCAAGCCTAGCAATAACTGCTTATCATTAAAGAATGTTTTTCTCTGATGAGGGCCATGATAAATCAAAAAGCTGCATATAAACAACTATTACGAAAACTTTCTTGATTACATCActtgtttttactttgtttacTATGTACTAAATATACTAAACATTTACACAATTTTACCTTCACAATAAACCATTCAAGGCTGGCTCATGCATTACAGCTGATTTAGTTTTTTAGAATCCTCTATTCTTCTtctttcttaatttaaaaaatataatgcaCAAAAAATGAATCATCAACTCATTTATAATGGTTTCATTTCAGCCAATTTGTATGAATATATCAAATGCAACTGTTTGTGTGACTTCTGTATTTGATGTACTATAACATCATAACCCTCGCAATGTCAACAATGACTGCTGGGCCTTATAAAGAACTTAAATGTCCTCAATCAAAGATATTTCGTTTCAAAAATGTCCCTTTCCACTCCAAACCTCACACGGGGGCAGGTGAGTGTCTCAAAATCCTTAACTCGCGTGAATGCGCTTCTGATTGATAGGTCTGGAGAGTAAGCCCGCCCCCGTGGGCTGTCCTTCAGGAGCGATTACTATATTAACACTCGCCGGTGTACTCCGTTCTCCCATGAGGACTTCTTAACCGATAGGAGGTGATAACTCTCATTGCTTTCAAACCCCTGCCTGAGACAGAGCAGCTTTGCTCAAAACAAACAGCAGACGTCTTTAATATAAGCAACTCATTTGACCTGACTATGAAGTTGGAGGTTTTCTCTGCGAGTCGCCTTGTGGACAAGCCGCTGGACATGTGTAGTGACATGGATGTGAACGTCGCTTCACCGCTGTCCACGGAGGAGGAATTGGGCTCGGATGGAGACTGTTCAGCCAACAGTCCAGGACCCGGTGCCCCTGTGTCGGACGGGAAGGCGAAACCGTATACGCGTAGACCCAAACCACCATACTCCTACATCGCGCTTATTGCAATGGCCATACGCGATTCCAACACCGGTCGTCTCACACTTGCTGAAATAAACGAATACTTAATGAAAAAGTTTCCGTTTTTTCGGGGCAGCTACACGGGGTGGCGAAACTCTGTACGGCATAACTTGTCATTAAACGACTGCTTTTTAAAAGTGTTGCGAGATCCCTCGCGTCCGTGGGGCAAAGACAATTATTGGATGTTGAACCCACACAGCGAGTACACTTTCGCAGACGGCGTTTTCCGCCGGAGGAGGAAGCGCATCAGTAAGAAGATCCTGGGCGGTGCGGAATCCCCAGAGCGCGCGCCCGCGGATGACAGCAGGCTTCCAGCGCGCGACGAAAGCGTCTCTAAGTTTTCCAGCTCCTTCGCCATAGACAGCATCCTCAGCAAACCGTTCATGCGAAGGGAGCAGAGCACAGATGACACGTGTTTTGGTACCAACAGACTAATGCTGTCAGCAAATCCTCACTTTCTGCCACTCGCCATGGGCTATCCGCCACAGAGCGGTTTCCAGGTCAGTTCTGAGGTGTCGAATTTCTTTCCAATCTACAGGTGTAATACCGCGGACATTACTAACATCAGTCGAATGCCGGACATACAGAGTTCCATTCCGGGTTTGGCACACTCCCACACTACTCTACAAGAGGCTGGATTTCACCCCTTCAGAATAGACTCTTTGCTGTCATGaaatgaaaagtgtaaacaagAAACATTCACACGAATAAACGCTACTTTGGTGTTTGACACACCCCTTATGTGCACTTTGCTGTTAAATAGTGTGAAACGgtttgtatgtctgtgtgtttttgtgctttaaGCGCATGCACAAAGAACACAAGCTTACTGCAGTGCTGCATGCTCTCTGTTTAGATGTCTTAAATAATCTATGACGCGCCACTGCACAGTGTTTACTAATTCCACTTTCATTTCTTGTAAACGATGGCATAACCATGTCAATAATTATGAACAGAATGTGTATTTAAAACGTAGTCTGCTTCTTTGTAAAACTGTGTTGGGTTGTACCTGTACCGTGTTTTATGTTTGTGTAAATGTTATGGTTTGGTTAGAGCTGTGCTCGAGCAGGTGGAACACTTAAGCAGTACTTTTGtcaataaaagaaaatatgacAGAGAATCAAAGCGTTTTCTTTCATTATTATTGCTTGTTCATCTTTTTTATGACAAACACTTTTACCAATAATTTTCATTTAAGCACTTGCTGAAATCTACTGCCATATGCATAACAATGAATATACAATCATTCAAACTGAgaatatttagttgattttaagaAGTTTCTAAGTTTTAATTagaaataaagtaacaaaaatgCATTATAGCCTGACTTATAAAACAGCAAACAATAACCATGACATATAGCGTACAGCGCTCAAATGATTTCCATTGATGATCCGTATCAAATCACACATAAACTAAATATATCcttataattatgaataattagaaaacaattattaaaatcatttcattttagaGCACTATGAAGAGTAAAAAATGAGTCTTTAATGCCATATGAACCATTCTGGGTTCCAGAAAGAACCTTTCTTTAAAGAGTtcttaaaataatcatttatttgagGATGAAGTCACTGTAAAGACCTTTTGTTGAATGAAAAGGTTCCACTGATTATAAAAGCACTTAAATAGAACCATCtgcccaaataaataaattttatttttaaactatttgtTCCCCATTTTTTCTGAATGGCTTcatgtatatatttgtgttaaAATAGCATCTAGGAAGGGgaagaaaataatataatttggCAGAGGTGGCGGTGGACTAAAAAGGGTTAGGAGTTAATACGAATAAAACTAGGCTACCGTACAAATTTCTTAAACAGAAAACTTCAGAAAAATCCTCTTTGGAGGATTGTAGGACATTCAACGCCTACAAGCATGAGTCACTATACACAGCAGTCACGCAAGCGCTCCCAAAATAAAAGTTGCATATTGTCAAAGAAAATTAATGGAGACCGTATTTGTTGGGAACAGAAATTCTGTTTCCTCTAGTCTAGATACATAACAATACAATATCTATACATATGATATTCCTTTCCCTATAAATGAACCAGAAAATATTCTGATTCAGTTATGAACCGAAGATAATAACCTAGTGATATCATTATAGCAAATATAAATGCGCCAGCCGATTCGGATTGAATGCACCAGCAAATGCAAAATAAGCATGCCATCAAAGTCAACGGGTCTAACACAAATCTTATGTCAACGGGTTGAACAATAGATCCTTTTATTTTGGGTTTAAATTAGGCTCTCGGAATAGAAAACTGCTCGATCAAAGTTTTTTACACATCAAGATGCTGTTGTGAGTTTTCCTTTTTGCTGCCCATTGACCAATATAATGTAAAGATTATGGTAGTTTAGTTTACAGATTAATTGACTAaatttgaacacaaaacatatGTTCGCTAAAACGCCAGACGACAACAAGATTACCAGACACATGAAGACTCTATATATCATTAAATTAAGTGGAATTGAGCAAAAATCTTGTTATATTTCATGTATGATTGTTATACTTTTAGTTATTTgtctaaatattagttttttattattatggctAGGTGTTTATTTTACTTTGCTCGTCTGAACCCTTAAAATATTTTGCGCTGTCCGCGGTACTGAAACAGGGCCATCGTTTCCTCTTGAAATTTTGTCATCTGACACGTCATCTTGTGTTGACACTCCTGTAATTTTTAGGTCAGCGTAAAGAGCCTAATTCACAAGGCAAACCAAATCTCTTAGGACTTGACTTTCTCCGGGTACAGCTACAACAATTTAACGTCCTCCCCAATGAATGCATGAACCagtgaattaatgaaataattaacgAATAATGGGAATGTTGTTTTGTAGGCTATAGACAGCAAAACAAAACCTACAACGagttaacttaataataaaattagagAAATGAAAACGCTTGATGCTGGTTGTATGTAATGGTTGTATAAACTAAGTGTTAGATATCATGGCACGTATAATGCACAAACAAGGCACTGCAGAAGACTCACGCTAATGCTTACCTTTAAAAAAGCTTGCCATTTAAGTACGATGCTGCAACCTGCAGGTGAACTCGCGGAATGACACACCTGTATGAGGAAACCGTTAACTGAGATTTAAAATTTATCATGAGCTTTACTTCATCCGTgtgcttacactgtaaaaatgatatgatcaattagtcatggcagcatatgtttatttgttcgttgtaacttattaaactaagttagtCCTGTTCTAACTTAAGATTATAAATTACGCAAGAtgatttaagtcagtttaacataagatGAATTCAatgaactcataaggttaatttgattcagctcaaaaatgtaaggcaaccaggacAGTGTAGATTTAAGCGTTGGTCATACAGAAACTGTTCAGAGAAGTACATCTTTACatctttaaataatattacattaaataaactgtCAGAAAAAGCTACTATATGGATTTTTCATTTAggtacagttttgtaccttttttgTGAGTGTATAAAGGTATTTATGATATATAATGCTacgaaataaaaaattataagataatcataatcataataatataaaccAAACGCActgtaataaattaattcattcacttttATAAAGATTTGTCACTCATTTACTTGCATGCGTCAAATGTAATGGTTTCAAGTTTTCAGAGATTAAATAGCAcactaaaaaaatcctggttgccttcaaTTTAAGCAGAATcaaataaacctttatgagtccattgaacttgtattatgttaaactgacttataCAGCTTCCGTAAAACGTGAAAAATGTAACTTCAGTAACATGCATTAAACTCATTTTCACTAAAAACGCACCAAAATGAAATATGTATTGTGGCTGATAGTCATAAGTAGAAATGTGATAGCCCATACATGAAATATTCTCATAGACACAAAGTCGTCTCAGATAAAAGGTTAACTGGACTCTTTGATGCGTATGCGTTTAAGTCATAAATCTTGTTTACAGTGGCTCAATTAGGACTGTAATGAAAATAGATCAGTGAGTGTACAGTGTGTGATGCTTTCTTACGCACAAACACTCATGACGATGGCCTGTGTTCAAAGTCTTGCGCAGAGCTCGGTTTCCTCTTAAGCAGCCGCGGGTATCCGGGACTCGACGGGGGTCAGGCGCACAGCGGGCGGAGGAAACCCGGCGAAATTCTGCTTAAATAGCGCGGGAACATGTTTTTTATCCACATCCTCATGGTAAGCTAAAACTAGGGGATTGTTGATTCGCTTTGTTTACAAGAACACTTAAAAGAGTTGGGTGATTAAAAAGGGAGGGGGAAAAGAGAACGCGAGAGATAACATATCCTGTGCCATAATAAAAAACCAACTGTACATAGACCTAATAATTGTGGATCAAACAGTTCggataaaaatattatgttcatTATCAGATAATCGTTTTCATGATCAATTTAACATATTAGACACATTATTCATCTGACAGGTCAGCGAGTGCAATGCGTTAATCTGTgacattcagtttttaaaatacgTTAATATGCATGACAACTACAAGAAAATATAATTTAGATGtttgtattaataaatattaatacttaTACTGGTGGTCTATGAAGACTGCAGTGACCCTTCTTTGTTGGCGGAAGCTGTCGACGTCCAAATGGCTAATTGGCTTTTTCTTTTGCTAATGAACGATGGACTCGAGGGATGTGCTGCAGCCCCGGGCCCGTAAGTTGATACTGGAACGCTGTGTGTGGTATTCAAACCTCTCAACGGAGACAGCCTGCTTCCACTCGAGCCAAAGTCATTCCCCCCTTTTTCCCTTGTCTCTGACTTTCTCTCACTCGCCTCTCGCTGATCACTGTCTCCCTCATTTGAtggcatgatttatttattttagtcctGCTAGGTTTATTAAGGCCTCTCACGCTCATTGAGTTTTTGTTCGTATTGACAGCCGTCCAAGGCCATTAGAGAAATTCATCCTGTTAAAATTCGACTTGTAAAAGCGATTTTTCACAAAGAAAACATTGGTAATAGCCTTAAACCATTTGATAAGCTATGAAACAATCTTTAATAAAGTACATATAATTCTAGTTTATTCTGCTAAAGCGTGCAACACTGACTATTTAGGCGAAATgaccaaaacatattttataaacaaaGCCAGAGGGATGATGGTAATGATGAGAGACGCGATGTTTGTTGACGCATAGTGATAGATATAGTTGATTTTGGTGGACAGTGCGCATGAGGCtctgagagaaagaaaaaaatgagttTGCAGGGGTCTGTGGGGTTAAGGGGGTGGGTGAGGCGAGAAAGGAGGAGCGATTAGAAGAGAGAAAGCTAGAGAGAGTTATTGAGTGATTggctgtctagttttgtttagttgagGAGCTGCACGGACTCAGTCTTTCCATTTCGTTCTCAAAAAGGGATTACAGCCGCCCGGATCAGCACGAAACTTGTAGCAGAAAAAGAACCCTAGCAAAACGTTGATAACGACCACGAAAACGCATAGCCTATTACTCGGAAATTTCCTCTCACAAACAGGAGGGTTTTGGCCACACCACTTATGTACGCTAAACAGAAGACGGCCACATTTATGTCGGATGCGTGATGCTTGAAttattacaggttttcagctgaaGCGTGGCGTTTATTGTCGGTTGTTTTTGAAGGTCGTTAGTTAACGATCGATCCTTTGGGTTTTGCTTTACTTTTTTCCTCTGTCAACGAGCTGTGTTCGTACGTCACAGCTGGACCGATGACGACTGAAAGCTCTCACGGACCCCTGCAGTCGGCGCCCCCGACAAGGACCAGTCCGGCGACCACCGCGCTACATCCAGGACTGATGAACTCGACAGGTAACTTGGAGGAGCATGGCGCAGTGTCAAAGAGTAAAAAGACCAACTCAGGTCTGCGACGCCCGGAGAAACCGCCCTACTCTTACATTGCTCTCATTGTGATGGCAATTCAGAGCGCACCAACCAAGAGATTGACACTTAGTGAGATTTACCAGTTTTTACAAACACGCTTCCCGTTTTTCCGAGGTTCTTATCAGGGCTGGAAAAACTCTGTTCGGCACAACCTGTCTCTGAACGAGTGCTTCATTAAACTACCAAAAGGTCTTGGGCGACCGGGTAAAGGACACTACTGGACCATAGACCCAACCAGTGAGTTTATGTTCGAGGAAGGGTCGTTTCGGCGAAGACCCCGGGGATTTAGGAGAAAATGCCAGGCTATGAAACCAATGTACAGAATGATGAACGGCCTAGGGTTCGGTTCCGCCATTTTACCTCAGAGCTTCGACTATCAATCGCCTACCGGTGCACTTGCGTGCCATAGCAATGGCTATAACTTGGACCTGTCTGGCAGTGGTTATGAGTCAATAAGCAGTGGTCATCACGGCCACATGTCCCCAAGCTCTAGACACGGCTATATGTCTAGCTGCCCAATGCCCGGGAACGGAGACTATGGTGCGGAGAGCAACACCAGCCCAGTCCCGTCCTCTCCTGCAGTGGCAGGCGCGCTTGAAGGCCACTCGCCGTATTCAGAGAGCACAGCACTGTGGGCTTCTTCAAACTCTCCATACCTAAAACAGCCGAATACCGTCACGAGCAATTCACAGCCGACAGGCCAGCATCCCGGCATATTCACCTACTCTCTGGAGCAGGGTTACATACAACAAAGCGCAAGAGACAACGCAGACATGTCAGGTAGCTATATTAGGCAAAAATCATTTAATCTCTGATACATTTAAGCcattattcaaaaatatatatatttctagaaTAGTGACAATCGAAGTATAAATGTCTATTCTATTAAATGCGTTGCTAACAGGCTAAACTGTCAGAAAGccaaaattatgaattattgGATTTAAGTTTAATATCGAATTTATTGAATTTGATTAGAAATAtcaattatattattgtaaatgttttttttaattgatagaTGTTGAATTAATCTTAATGATCTCTGCGGCATTAAGTTCAAACGCTAAATTCACAGGGTAGGCCTATTGCATGTATATTTCTTTGCAAATGGAAGATTTTCAATGTATCAGGATCATTGATTGCATTTTAATTGGTAGCACGAATCAGCAAATAAGTTTATCAATTaagttaataacaataattattttcattatttaatttgttgtaaatattattgttattgttgtttatattattgtgaatactatttttttttttgctactgcTCGTTATAAGTTTATAAGATTTCTATAAACAAACTTAACCCAATTAACTATTACCTGTTAAACCCTAAGGCACAGTGTAGGCAattcataaatatatcaaaaaatatattaatttttttagttgatgCTAATGGTTTAAAATTACGATtggaaataaaactaaagaaaactaAACGCTAAAGACACCTACAAACGCTACAAAACTGAACACTTTAATCTGAAAGCTGTCGGAATATGCTGATTAACAACTAAAGAAAAATGCATAATTTCAAATTGTATGTGCTGAAtattatgtgtatttttttctcaCTGTGTACTTATCTGTCCCCAGTGGGTTTATCGCGCTATCCGACACATTCTTCCCCAGTCGGAGAACGGAAGGACTTCATGTTGAATTTTAACGGGATTACCTCCTTCCACCCGTCTGCAGGCGGATATtatcatcaccaccatcaccatcatcaccatcagaGTATGCACCAAGACGTCAAACCTTGCGTGATGTAGTCCGCCAGCTGCGGAGAACGTTGCACAAAGAAAAGCACTTATACTGGGTACCCGTGAGGTATATAGACCATTAATGAAGGATTAATGACTCACAAAAGTTTTGGAAACGCATAACCAGCGACATAATTGACCTCATCGCACCCAATGCATTAGAAAGGGTTACACTCATAAAGTCATGGACTGGTCTTTTATGCCTTGTTTTTACTTTTCAATAGACGTTGAATTTAAGCACATTCAAGTATATTCCATTTAATCTGTACAGTGCAATGTGAAGTGGAAGttagaaataaacattttaaaggaaagcagtgttttttaaagtctgtctgtctgtctgtctgtctgtctgtctgtctgtctatctatctatctatctatctatctctctctctctctctctctctctctctctctctctctctctctctctctatatatatatatatatatatatatatatatatatatatatatatatatatatatatatatatatatatatatgtctgtctgactgtctatttatctatctttcGATCTAAAAACCTTTTCCAGGACAAAATTCCATATTGTAAAGATGCAATAGGAAAGGTTGTGGCAAGCCACGGTTTTCAAGTCAAAAATCATTGTCTTTTCCTCTATATATTTTTAGGTTTAAATGATCACTATCAAAGTTTAAAACTCTTCAACATTCAGACGATTGTTATAAATTGTGCCTTCCAAACTTAATCGAGCTTTAAAAGTCTCCAACATTAAGACGATTGTTATGAATCAAAACTTATATTCCCGCTTCATCATATTTTTGCAATAGCGGTTATCTAAACAAGCGAAAAATTATTAATGCATAGTCTACAACAAAGGTTTAAAGACTATTTATCTATTTCATGTTGTGGAACGAAGGATAAAACACACACGCTcacaaatataaatgttttatttttgtattttaacttgcatttcacaatttaataatgtttattgatTGTTTTAATTCTTCAAGTGATACAATTTTCttcataaaactattattattattattattattattattattattattattattattattattgagaaaTGATTTTTGTTTCCAAGACCAAGACAGTTACTAATTCAATTTGACATCTAGCCTCCGTCTCCCAATGTCAAAGACTTTTTAATAGACCTGGAGGTTTGAATAGAAGGcctataaaaacaatttaaatgcattaggaataaataaataatacaagtaATTCTAATCTG
Above is a genomic segment from Danio aesculapii chromosome 20, fDanAes4.1, whole genome shotgun sequence containing:
- the foxf2b gene encoding forkhead box protein F2; the protein is MTTESSHGPLQSAPPTRTSPATTALHPGLMNSTGNLEEHGAVSKSKKTNSGLRRPEKPPYSYIALIVMAIQSAPTKRLTLSEIYQFLQTRFPFFRGSYQGWKNSVRHNLSLNECFIKLPKGLGRPGKGHYWTIDPTSEFMFEEGSFRRRPRGFRRKCQAMKPMYRMMNGLGFGSAILPQSFDYQSPTGALACHSNGYNLDLSGSGYESISSGHHGHMSPSSRHGYMSSCPMPGNGDYGAESNTSPVPSSPAVAGALEGHSPYSESTALWASSNSPYLKQPNTVTSNSQPTGQHPGIFTYSLEQGYIQQSARDNADMSVGLSRYPTHSSPVGERKDFMLNFNGITSFHPSAGGYYHHHHHHHHHQSMHQDVKPCVM
- the foxq1b gene encoding forkhead box protein Q1b; translation: MKLEVFSASRLVDKPLDMCSDMDVNVASPLSTEEELGSDGDCSANSPGPGAPVSDGKAKPYTRRPKPPYSYIALIAMAIRDSNTGRLTLAEINEYLMKKFPFFRGSYTGWRNSVRHNLSLNDCFLKVLRDPSRPWGKDNYWMLNPHSEYTFADGVFRRRRKRISKKILGGAESPERAPADDSRLPARDESVSKFSSSFAIDSILSKPFMRREQSTDDTCFGTNRLMLSANPHFLPLAMGYPPQSGFQVSSEVSNFFPIYRCNTADITNISRMPDIQSSIPGLAHSHTTLQEAGFHPFRIDSLLS